A single Arthrobacter sp. ERGS1:01 DNA region contains:
- a CDS encoding TrmH family RNA methyltransferase, which translates to MHHEVGVGPWEGELPDGEHWDPELLAEGDRRNVLDQYRYWRMDAIIAELDTRRHDFHIAIENWQHDMNIGTVVRTANAFLAKEVHIIGRRRWNRRGAMVTDRYQHVRHHPTVEDFVAWAESEGLAIIGIDIFPDSEKLETYELPRNCVLVFGQEGPGLSEEVHAAAQTTLSIEQFGSTRSINAASAAGIAMHAWIRRHVFNQRVQ; encoded by the coding sequence CTGCACCACGAGGTGGGTGTGGGTCCGTGGGAGGGTGAACTGCCCGACGGCGAGCACTGGGACCCGGAGCTGTTGGCGGAGGGGGATCGCCGCAACGTCCTGGACCAGTACAGGTACTGGAGGATGGACGCCATCATCGCCGAGCTGGACACCCGCCGCCACGACTTCCACATCGCCATTGAAAACTGGCAGCACGACATGAACATCGGCACCGTGGTGCGCACCGCCAACGCGTTCCTGGCCAAGGAAGTCCACATCATCGGCCGACGCCGGTGGAACCGTCGCGGCGCCATGGTCACCGACCGCTACCAGCATGTCCGGCACCACCCCACCGTGGAGGACTTCGTGGCGTGGGCCGAATCGGAAGGGCTGGCGATCATCGGGATCGACATCTTCCCCGACTCGGAAAAGCTGGAAACCTACGAACTGCCGCGCAATTGCGTGCTGGTGTTCGGCCAGGAAGGCCCGGGACTGAGCGAGGAAGTGCACGCCGCGGCGCAGACCACGCTGTCGATCGAACAGTTCGGCTCCACTCGTTCCATCAACGCGGCGTCGGCGGCCGGCATCGCCATGCACGCGTGGATTCGCCGGCACGTATTCAACCAGCGCGTGCAATAA